The following DNA comes from Shinella zoogloeoides.
ACGGCATCGAGACGCTGGCGAACGGCATCAAGGCCTTCGGCCTCGCGCAGTGAGGATTACCGCTTCGTGGCGGCATCGGTGGTGGGTGCTTGCGGCACTTGCCATCGCCGCCACCCTTCTCCTTGCCCTCATGATCGGCCTCGCGGTCTCCATCGGCGAGATCGCGATTCCCGTTTCCACGACCGCGAGGGCCGTGTCGAACCGGCTTTTCGCAACGGCGTTCGAGCTCAACCGCATCCATGAGGGCGTCATCTGGGACTATCGTCTCAGCCGGGCGCTGGTGGCGGCCAGCGCGGGGGCCTCGCTCGCGCTGTGCGGCGCCATCCTCCAGGCATTGCTTCGCAACCCGCTGGCCGAGCCCTATGTGCTCGGCATATCGGCCGGCGCATCGACCGGCGCCGTCTGCGTGATGATCCTCGGCCTCGGCTACGGCGTCCTCTCGCTTTCCGGCGGCGCCTTCGCCGGCGCACTGGTCGCCTTCCTGCTGGTGGGCATCCTTGCCTCGGGCACGGGCGGGTCGAGTGAGCGGATCATCCTGTGCGGCGTCGCCGGCTCGCAGCTCTTCAATGCGCTGACCTCCTATATCGTCACGACGTCGGCGAATGCGGAACAGGCCCGCGGCGTACTGTTCTGGCTTCTCGGCTCGATGAGCGGCGTGCGCTGGCCCGATGTCTATCTCTCGGTGCCGATCACGCTTGCCGGGTTTGCCGCCTGCCTGTTCCATGCCCGCGCCCTCGATGCCTTCGCCTTCGGAAGCGACGCCGCGGCATCGCTGGGGATTGCCGTGCGCAGGACCCAGATCGTCCTCTTCGCCGTCACGGCGATCATGACCGCGGCCGTCGTCAGCATGGTCGGCTCGGTCGGTTTCGTCGGGCTCGTCATCCCGCATGCCGCCCGCTTCCTCGTCGGGCCCTCGCATGGCCGCCTCCTTCCGGCGACCGCACTCGGCGGCGCGATCTTCGTGGTGGCCGCCGACATCGTCTCGCGCATCATCATCCCGCAGCAGATCCTGCCCATCGGGGTGGTCACGGCGCTGTTCGGCGCACCGGCCTTCGCCATCATCCTCTATCGCGTCCGGAAAAGCGCATGAGCATCTCCATCGAAGACGTATCCTATTCGGCCGGGAACACCCTGATCATCGACGGGGTCACGCTTGCGGTAACGCAGGGCAAGGTGCTCGGCCTGCTGGGGCCGAACGGATCGGGCAAATCCAGCCTCTTACGCCTGATCTGCCGCCTGCGCCACGTCGAGAGCGGGGTGATCCGGCTGGGCGGGGACGATGTCTCCACCCTCTCGCGCGCCAGCCTTGCCCGCCGCGTCGCCTTCGTGGAGCAGCAGTCGACGACCGATATCCCGCTGACGGTGCGCGACATCGTCCAGCTCGGACGCACGCCCCATCGCGGCCTTCTGTCCTCATGGACGCCCGAAGGGGATGCGGCGGTGGACATTGCACTCGAACGGGTCGACATGAGCCACCGGGCCGGCCAGCTCTGGCAGACCCTTTCCGGCGGCGAGCGCCAGCGGGTTCACATAGCAAGGGCGCTCGCGCAGACGCCGAGCGAGCTGCTGCTCGACGAGCCGACGAACCACCTCGACATCCAGCACCAGCTGGACATCCTCTCCCTGGTATCGAAGCTCGGCATCACCTGCATCATCGCCATGCATGACCTCAATCTCGCGGCGATGTTCTGCGACAGTCTCGCCGTGCTCGACAAGGGTAGGATCGTCGCTGCGGGAACGCCGCAGGCGGTTTTGACGGAAGAGCTGATCGCGCGCGTCTTCGGCGTCCGGGCGCATATCGAACGGTCGGCGGTCCATGGCCGGTACAATATCCAGTACGCGATGGACTGAAGGACGGCGGCGCTCTTGCGGAGTGCCGACGATCGTTCGGCACTCCGGGTCTTTGGACGACGGGCGGGCTATCGCCTCTGTACGCCCGGCAGGACGCAGAGCATTTCGAACAGCAGGTTGGCCGCGGTGATCGCCGTGTTGCCGGACGGATCGTAGGGCGGCGAGACCTCGACGAGGTCGCAGCCGACGAGGTTGAGGCCCCAGCAGCCGCGGATGATCTCCAGCGCCTGGATCGTGTTGAGGCCGGCGATTTCCGGCGTGCCGGTGCCGGGCGCGATCGACGGGTCGAGGCTGTCGATGTCGAAGGAAAGATAGACGGGACGGTCACCCATCTGCGCGCGCACCTCCTCCATCAGCGGGGTGAGCGACTTGTGCCAGCACTCCTCCACCTGCACGACGCGGAAACCCTGCTCGCGCGGCCAGTCGAAATCGTCCGCCGCATAGCCGGTGCCGCGCACGCCGATCTGGATGCAGCGGCTGGTGTCGAGCACGCCGGCTTCCACGGCGCGGCGGAAGGGCGTGCCATGGGCGATGGCTTCACCGAACATGTGTTCGTTGATATCGGCATGGGCATCGACATGGATGAGGCCGACGGGGCCGTATTTCTCGGCCATGGCGCGCAGGATCGGATAGGAGAGCGTATGGTCGCCGCCGAGCGTCAGCGGCTTGCAGCCGTCCCTGATGATATCGCGGTAGGCATCGGTGATGATGTCGACGCATTTCGGCAGGTTGAACGTGTCGATCGCCACATCGCCGATATCGGCGACCTGCAGGCTGTCGAAGGGCGCGGCGCGCGTCGCCATGTTGTAGGGGCGGATCATGCAGCTCTCGGTGCGGATCTGGCGCGGCCCGAAGCGCGTGCCCGGCCGGTTCGAGGTGCCGATATCCATGGGGATGCCGACGAAGCAGGCGTCGAGCCCTTCCGTCGTCGGCTGCGTCGGCAGGCGCATCATGGTGGCAGGACCGCCGAAGCGCGGCATCTCGTTGCCGCCGAGCGGCTGGTTGAACGTCTTGGTCGTCATCTATCTTCCTCCGGTGGGGCAGCCTGTTTCTGTCGTTTGCCCCATCCTGAACATCACTTTACGAAACTTGCCCGGGCGCCCGGAATACCCCTTTTCGATTATTCACCGACTGGAAGAGAATCAGGCAGGCACCGGCGCATTGTGCACCATTCTGCGCATATCCGATGCAGGATACTCGTTACGTCCAGGCATAACGCACGATATGGAAGAAGACCGGCGCGGCGAAGACCAGGCTGTCGGCGCGGTCGAGCATGCCGCCGTGCCCCTCGATCATATGGCCCCAGTCCTTGACGCCGCGGTCGCGCTTGATCGCCGAGGCGACAAGCCCGCCGAAGAAGCCCATGATGCAGGCAAGGCCGGCCAGCACGCCCGCCTCCAGCGGCGAGAAGGGCGTCAGCCAGTAGAGCCCGGCCCCCAGGAGCGACGCGCTGGCGATGCCGCCGATCAGGCCTTCCCAGGTCTTGGAAGGCGAGATGTTCGGCGCAACCTTGTGGCGGCCGAAGAGCTTGCCGAAGATATATTGCAGCACGTCGCTGCCCTGCACCGTCGCGATCAGGAAGGCGATCAGCAGGAGCCCCCTGCCCTCGTTGCCGGGAATGGGCAGCGTCACCAACGCCGGCACGTGGCTGATGCAATAGACCGAGAGCATGATCCCCCATTGCTGCTCGCTGACCCGCTCCAGGAAGCGGGACGTGTCGCCGCGGATCGCCGTCAGCGCCGGCATGGCGAGGAAGCAATAGACGGGAACGAAGATCGAATAGAGCCCGTACCAGTCGATCCAGATCAGGTAGTACTGGACCGGGATGACGATCAGGAACATGCCGAGCAGCGTCCAGCGGTCGGCATGGCGGGTGTTGGTGAGCGTCACATATTCGCGCAGCGCCGCGAAGGAGACGAAGGCGAAGAGCAGGATCACCCCGCCGGGACCGAACAGGAAGGCGGCGCTGATGCCCGCGACCATGATCCACCAGGCCTTGATGCGGGCATTGAGGTTGTCGAGCGTTGCCGGCAGCGGCCGCGTGCTGCGCCAGGAAAGGACGCCGGCAACGAGGCTTGCCGTGGTGAGGACGGCGACGAGGCCGAGGAAGAGGCGCGTGGTGTCGTCGCTCATTGGCGATTTCCATCCTTTCGGGGCGCAAGGGCAAGAAGGGCGGCGCGGGCGCGGTCGAGGAAGACCTTCCGGTCCTCCCCCGCCTCCAGCCTGACGGGTTCGCCGAAGACGACGCGGCAGAGCAGCGGCACCGGCAGCAGCGCGCCCTTCGGCAGGACGCGCGACATGTTCTCGATCCAGCAGGGCACGAGCTCAACATCCGGCCGGGCGGCCGCGAGATTGTAGAGGCCGGAGCGGAAGCGCAGCAGCGGTTCATCCGTCATGTTGCGCGTGCCCTCGGGGAAGAAGATCAGGGATTCGCCCGCATCGAGCGCCGCGAGCATGACGGCAAGGGGATCGGTGGTGCGCTCAACCCAGTTGCGCTCGACGAGCACAGTGCGCAGCAGCTTTTGCGCAATGAAGCGGCGGACGGCATCCGCCTTCCAGTAATCCGCGCCGGCGACCGCGGCCGTCCGGCAGCGCTCTGCGGGATTGAGGCAGGTGGAAACCAGAATGAAATCGCCGTGGCTCGCGTGATTGGCGAAATAGATGCGCTGCGGGCCGTTCGGCTTCACGCCCGCCCAGATCGGCCGGACGCCGGTGACGGCGCGCGAAAGGCCCGCGAGCGCCGCGCTCGATGCTTTCTGGAGCAGCGATGCCTTGCCGTATCTCATGTTCCCACCACAGCGTCGAGCAAGAGAACGGCATAGAGCATCACGCCGATGGCGAGCGAAACGCGTTGCAGCCAGAGAAGCCGGCGGCATCCGGCAAGGCGTTCCGGCATGGTGCGCACCACCCCGTCCCTCGCGCGAAGGCCCATTCGCGCCAGCACGTCATCCACCGCGGCAAGGCCTGTCGCCTCCTCGCCGTAGGAGGCGCCGAGCCGGAAGAGCGCGGCATCGAAGAGAAGATGGACCGAGAAGACGAGCGGCAGGAGGCAGAAGGCCAGCAGCAGCCACCAGGCAAGCGGCCCCGCAAAGCCTTCGGCCCCCGCGGTCGGCGGCGCGAGTGCGAGGACCAGCAAGGCGATGAGCCCGCCGGTGAGGCCATTGCGCCGCAGCCGACGGCCGGCGCCTTCCGCCATGCTGCTCCACGCGGTCATCGCGCCGCCTCCTCGATGGCCGCATAGACCCCGACGTCCAGACGGACCGGCCGGCCGGATGCCTCGATCTGCGCCACGGCGGCCGCGGCACTTCCCGCATGCCCCGACCGCAGCAGCCAGCAGGCGGCAACCATGGCGCTACGCTGGAAGCCGAGGGCGCAGCAGATAAGAACGGGGCCATGCCGGCTGGCCGTCTCGACCGCCAGCGCGGCCTCGCGGATGCGCGCGACAGGGACGGGCAACAGGTCGAGCGAGGGGAAGGCATGCCAGGCAAGGCCGGGCGCCTTCAGGCCCGGCAGTTCCGCCGTCATGTCGACGACCGCGGCACGGGTCGCAAGTTCGCCGCGCGCGGGCATGCGGCCGAGGAGGACGCCGTCGGCGATTTCGGCCGCTGGTGCAAGATGCCGCGTCCAC
Coding sequences within:
- the speB gene encoding agmatinase, producing MTTKTFNQPLGGNEMPRFGGPATMMRLPTQPTTEGLDACFVGIPMDIGTSNRPGTRFGPRQIRTESCMIRPYNMATRAAPFDSLQVADIGDVAIDTFNLPKCVDIITDAYRDIIRDGCKPLTLGGDHTLSYPILRAMAEKYGPVGLIHVDAHADINEHMFGEAIAHGTPFRRAVEAGVLDTSRCIQIGVRGTGYAADDFDWPREQGFRVVQVEECWHKSLTPLMEEVRAQMGDRPVYLSFDIDSLDPSIAPGTGTPEIAGLNTIQALEIIRGCWGLNLVGCDLVEVSPPYDPSGNTAITAANLLFEMLCVLPGVQRR
- a CDS encoding ABC transporter ATP-binding protein, translating into MSISIEDVSYSAGNTLIIDGVTLAVTQGKVLGLLGPNGSGKSSLLRLICRLRHVESGVIRLGGDDVSTLSRASLARRVAFVEQQSTTDIPLTVRDIVQLGRTPHRGLLSSWTPEGDAAVDIALERVDMSHRAGQLWQTLSGGERQRVHIARALAQTPSELLLDEPTNHLDIQHQLDILSLVSKLGITCIIAMHDLNLAAMFCDSLAVLDKGRIVAAGTPQAVLTEELIARVFGVRAHIERSAVHGRYNIQYAMD
- a CDS encoding phosphatidate cytidylyltransferase; the encoded protein is MSDDTTRLFLGLVAVLTTASLVAGVLSWRSTRPLPATLDNLNARIKAWWIMVAGISAAFLFGPGGVILLFAFVSFAALREYVTLTNTRHADRWTLLGMFLIVIPVQYYLIWIDWYGLYSIFVPVYCFLAMPALTAIRGDTSRFLERVSEQQWGIMLSVYCISHVPALVTLPIPGNEGRGLLLIAFLIATVQGSDVLQYIFGKLFGRHKVAPNISPSKTWEGLIGGIASASLLGAGLYWLTPFSPLEAGVLAGLACIMGFFGGLVASAIKRDRGVKDWGHMIEGHGGMLDRADSLVFAAPVFFHIVRYAWT
- a CDS encoding lysophospholipid acyltransferase family protein codes for the protein MRYGKASLLQKASSAALAGLSRAVTGVRPIWAGVKPNGPQRIYFANHASHGDFILVSTCLNPAERCRTAAVAGADYWKADAVRRFIAQKLLRTVLVERNWVERTTDPLAVMLAALDAGESLIFFPEGTRNMTDEPLLRFRSGLYNLAAARPDVELVPCWIENMSRVLPKGALLPVPLLCRVVFGEPVRLEAGEDRKVFLDRARAALLALAPRKDGNRQ
- a CDS encoding iron ABC transporter permease is translated as MRITASWRHRWWVLAALAIAATLLLALMIGLAVSIGEIAIPVSTTARAVSNRLFATAFELNRIHEGVIWDYRLSRALVAASAGASLALCGAILQALLRNPLAEPYVLGISAGASTGAVCVMILGLGYGVLSLSGGAFAGALVAFLLVGILASGTGGSSERIILCGVAGSQLFNALTSYIVTTSANAEQARGVLFWLLGSMSGVRWPDVYLSVPITLAGFAACLFHARALDAFAFGSDAAASLGIAVRRTQIVLFAVTAIMTAAVVSMVGSVGFVGLVIPHAARFLVGPSHGRLLPATALGGAIFVVAADIVSRIIIPQQILPIGVVTALFGAPAFAIILYRVRKSA